A section of the Paenibacillus odorifer genome encodes:
- a CDS encoding aminopeptidase, translating to MKDPRIQKLAANLVGYSVNVQPGENVLVEMIGNERDLIKAVVEEIGKAGGHAFVQLTDRTVLRSMLKYATRESLQTWAEIDLNRMKQMDCYIGIRAGENVNDLSDVPEENMKLYNSLYSHPVHSEQRVKHTKWVVLRYPNASMAQLANISTEAFEDFYFEVCNLDYAKMDKAQDALADLMRRTDKVHILSAGTDLKFSIKGIGAEKCSGQKNIPDGEVYSAPVRDSVNGTISYNAPSVYNGVTFENIKFKFENGKIVEATSNDSARLNEILNSDDGARHIGEFAIGFNPYILHPMNDILFDEKIAGSLHFTPGQAYDVTDNGNRSSIHWDLVLIQRPDYGGGEIYFDDVLIRKDGIFVLPELEGLNPENLK from the coding sequence TTATTCCGTAAATGTCCAGCCAGGCGAGAACGTGCTCGTCGAAATGATTGGCAATGAAAGAGATTTAATTAAAGCAGTTGTAGAGGAAATCGGCAAGGCCGGCGGTCATGCTTTTGTACAATTAACAGATCGTACAGTCCTGCGCAGCATGCTTAAATACGCAACTCGTGAGAGTCTTCAGACATGGGCTGAAATTGACTTGAACCGGATGAAGCAAATGGATTGTTATATCGGGATTCGTGCAGGTGAGAATGTGAATGACCTGTCTGATGTTCCTGAAGAAAATATGAAATTGTATAACTCGTTGTACTCTCATCCAGTGCATAGCGAACAACGTGTGAAGCATACGAAGTGGGTAGTACTGCGTTATCCGAATGCGAGCATGGCTCAGCTTGCGAATATTAGCACTGAAGCGTTTGAGGACTTTTATTTCGAAGTGTGTAATTTGGATTACGCCAAGATGGACAAGGCTCAGGATGCTTTAGCTGATCTCATGCGCAGAACGGATAAGGTACATATTTTGAGTGCTGGGACAGATCTTAAGTTCTCGATTAAAGGAATCGGTGCAGAGAAATGCTCCGGGCAAAAAAATATTCCGGATGGCGAGGTTTACAGCGCCCCAGTTCGCGATTCTGTAAATGGAACGATCAGCTATAATGCACCGTCAGTATATAATGGAGTGACCTTTGAAAATATCAAATTCAAATTCGAGAACGGAAAAATTGTTGAAGCCACCAGCAATGACTCCGCCCGTTTGAACGAGATTTTGAATTCAGATGACGGCGCACGTCATATTGGCGAATTCGCTATCGGGTTTAACCCTTACATTCTTCACCCGATGAATGATATTCTTTTTGACGAAAAAATCGCAGGCAGCCTGCACTTTACGCCAGGACAAGCATATGATGTTACAGATAACGGTAACCGCTCCTCCATTCACTGGGATCTTGTGTTGATCCAACGTCCAGATTATGGCGGCGGAGAAATTTATTTTGACGATGTATTGATCCGTAAGGATGGAATTTTTGTGTTGCCGGAACTCGAAGGTCTGAATCCTGAAAACTTGAAATAA
- a CDS encoding YlaN family protein produces the protein MTSSELQEQYNLKAINLLQEDADKIQQLIEVQMENLATRYCPLYEEVLDTQMYGFSREVDFAVRAGLVPEITGKMVLSKLERNLAVLYEALNNKAKEE, from the coding sequence ATGACTTCATCGGAATTACAGGAACAGTATAATCTTAAAGCAATCAATCTTCTACAAGAAGATGCCGATAAAATTCAGCAACTTATAGAAGTGCAGATGGAGAATCTGGCAACACGCTACTGCCCTCTCTATGAGGAAGTGCTGGATACCCAGATGTACGGTTTCTCCAGAGAAGTGGATTTTGCGGTTAGAGCAGGTTTGGTCCCAGAAATTACTGGTAAGATGGTACTAAGTAAGCTGGAGCGTAACTTAGCAGTACTCTACGAGGCTTTGAACAACAAAGCGAAAGAAGAATAA
- a CDS encoding Asp23/Gls24 family envelope stress response protein, giving the protein MAEQLQLEMGNIRISNDVVSKIAGLAALETPGIAAMSGGLSEGWAKRLSGKNVQKGVTVEVGQLEAAVDLRIIVLYETPIHEVCRMLQQNVREAVESMTGLHIVEVNVKVEGVAFKNDEIS; this is encoded by the coding sequence ATGGCAGAACAACTTCAACTGGAAATGGGAAATATACGAATTTCAAATGACGTCGTCTCAAAAATTGCCGGTTTGGCTGCCTTGGAGACTCCGGGAATTGCAGCCATGTCTGGTGGCCTGTCAGAAGGCTGGGCGAAACGTCTAAGCGGTAAGAACGTTCAGAAGGGCGTTACCGTTGAAGTAGGACAGCTGGAAGCAGCAGTAGATCTACGAATTATCGTTCTCTATGAAACACCGATCCACGAAGTGTGCCGGATGCTTCAGCAGAACGTACGTGAAGCTGTGGAGAGCATGACTGGACTTCATATTGTTGAGGTAAATGTCAAAGTTGAAGGCGTAGCTTTCAAGAATGATGAAATCTCTTAA
- the cax gene encoding calcium/proton exchanger produces MKKWISPSLMGITFILSAIGHYADWDHTLQFILSAIAVVFVAGFLGRATESVAHYAGQRLGGFLNATFGNAAELIIAFFLVKEGLFDMVKASLTGSIIGNLLLVLGLSIFAGGMKFKVQNFNVTLAGMNGSLMIVAVIALFVPAMFFTTHSITEKDTDVLSLIVAGLLIASYIAWLIFSMITHKKHLEDVTEEGKEELAHEHAPAWSRNKSILYLVLATVMVAFVSEWLVGTLETLTERFGFSELFVGAFLVAIIGNAAEHSAAIMLAMKNKIGAAVEIAVGSSLQIALFVAPVLIFASYFMGDTMDIVFTTIEIVAIGVAVFIAKSITQDGSTNWYEGLLLLTVYLILGVSFYLV; encoded by the coding sequence TTGAAAAAATGGATTTCACCATCACTGATGGGTATCACCTTTATCCTTAGTGCAATCGGCCATTATGCCGATTGGGATCATACCCTGCAGTTCATTCTCTCAGCAATCGCTGTGGTGTTTGTGGCTGGATTTCTCGGCCGGGCTACTGAAAGTGTAGCTCATTATGCCGGACAGCGACTGGGCGGCTTCCTTAACGCCACCTTCGGCAATGCTGCTGAGCTAATCATTGCCTTCTTCCTGGTCAAGGAAGGATTGTTCGACATGGTCAAAGCCAGTCTTACCGGTTCTATTATCGGCAACCTGTTGCTTGTTCTAGGATTGAGTATTTTCGCCGGCGGGATGAAGTTCAAAGTTCAGAACTTTAACGTAACCCTTGCCGGAATGAATGGCTCCTTGATGATCGTTGCCGTCATTGCCTTATTTGTTCCCGCTATGTTCTTTACCACCCACTCTATTACGGAGAAGGATACAGATGTGCTCAGTTTAATCGTTGCCGGACTGCTCATCGCTTCGTACATTGCTTGGCTAATCTTCTCCATGATCACGCATAAGAAACATCTAGAGGACGTTACAGAAGAGGGTAAAGAAGAGTTAGCCCATGAGCATGCCCCTGCATGGTCCAGAAACAAATCCATCCTTTATCTAGTGCTTGCCACCGTAATGGTAGCCTTCGTGAGTGAGTGGCTGGTAGGGACGTTAGAGACTTTAACAGAACGTTTCGGATTCAGCGAGCTGTTTGTAGGTGCGTTCCTCGTAGCCATCATCGGTAATGCCGCAGAGCATAGTGCAGCCATTATGCTGGCCATGAAGAACAAAATCGGTGCAGCCGTAGAAATTGCAGTTGGAAGCAGTCTCCAAATCGCCCTGTTCGTAGCACCTGTCCTAATCTTCGCCAGTTATTTCATGGGTGATACAATGGACATTGTTTTTACGACCATTGAGATTGTCGCCATCGGTGTAGCCGTCTTTATTGCCAAATCAATTACCCAGGACGGCTCGACTAACTGGTATGAGGGCCTCTTGTTATTAACTGTTTACCTGATTTTAGGAGTCTCCTTCTATCTCGTATAA
- the ftsW gene encoding putative lipid II flippase FtsW, which produces MSNRKGTTKQNVSLPKRGTPDFQLLILTLLLVGFGLVMVFSASSSLTLASSKFGNDPLYFIKRQVIWIVLGTVVMFIAMNIHYSKFKKWYVPIFIITVILLLVVAFSEKINGAKSWLSIGKLGIQPTELAKISIILYISALITKKGERFRDFRTGYIPVMVIVGIVAGLIMMQPDLGSCLILVATSGLVIYAGGASMKHILGSIALLVLGVGLVIGAKAAIDSLSPSDKATDTQDYRKGRIVAFLDPYQVAEGDGYNIIQSLTALGQGGVSGSGFGKSIQKLDYLKYPYTDFIFPVIGEEFGFLGTSIFLMLYLYFIWRGILIALRCKDPFGTLVGIGIMGLIAIQAFVNIGGVTNTIPLTGVTLPFISYGGSSLLVSMLCMGIMLSISRETNLPAKEEVTKSVTTVRQVRSR; this is translated from the coding sequence TTGAGTAACAGAAAGGGAACGACGAAACAAAATGTCAGCCTGCCCAAAAGAGGAACACCCGATTTCCAACTACTTATCTTAACACTACTACTTGTGGGTTTCGGTCTAGTCATGGTCTTCAGTGCTAGCTCAAGCTTAACATTAGCAAGCTCGAAGTTCGGTAATGACCCTCTATATTTCATTAAACGCCAAGTGATCTGGATCGTACTCGGAACCGTTGTTATGTTTATAGCTATGAACATTCACTACAGTAAGTTTAAGAAGTGGTATGTACCTATTTTTATCATCACCGTTATTCTTCTGCTCGTGGTAGCCTTCTCTGAAAAAATTAATGGTGCCAAGAGCTGGCTTAGTATCGGGAAACTTGGAATTCAACCCACCGAATTAGCCAAAATATCGATTATCCTGTATATCTCAGCACTCATCACCAAAAAAGGTGAACGGTTTAGAGATTTCCGTACAGGATATATCCCTGTAATGGTTATCGTGGGTATTGTTGCCGGACTTATAATGATGCAACCGGATTTAGGTTCTTGCCTCATTCTCGTAGCTACCAGCGGACTTGTTATTTATGCCGGTGGTGCCAGCATGAAGCATATTCTGGGCTCTATAGCACTGCTAGTGCTGGGTGTAGGACTAGTTATAGGCGCCAAAGCAGCGATTGATTCCTTATCTCCATCCGATAAAGCCACTGACACTCAGGATTATAGAAAAGGTCGTATCGTTGCCTTTTTAGATCCTTATCAGGTTGCTGAGGGTGATGGTTATAACATTATTCAATCCTTAACCGCTCTTGGCCAAGGTGGAGTAAGTGGTTCCGGCTTCGGCAAAAGCATTCAAAAGCTGGACTATCTAAAATACCCTTATACGGACTTTATCTTCCCCGTAATTGGTGAAGAGTTCGGCTTTCTAGGGACCTCCATATTTTTGATGTTATATCTGTATTTTATCTGGCGGGGTATTCTAATCGCTTTAAGGTGTAAGGATCCCTTTGGTACGCTCGTCGGAATTGGGATTATGGGCCTCATAGCCATTCAGGCCTTTGTCAATATCGGCGGTGTAACCAATACAATCCCTCTTACCGGCGTTACCTTGCCGTTTATCAGCTACGGGGGCTCTTCACTCCTTGTCAGCATGCTGTGCATGGGAATTATGCTAAGCATCTCAAGAGAAACCAACCTTCCTGCCAAAGAGGAAGTAACGAAATCTGTAACAACGGTTAGACAGGTTCGTTCCCGGTAA
- a CDS encoding HPr family phosphocarrier protein encodes MSSNNAAIVDIAQTAGQFNSSIVLQADNKYIDVKSILGLFTTLVSSQSYELHVHGADAEEAKKAMTEVFAKHGLKFTVVAE; translated from the coding sequence ATGTCCAGTAACAATGCGGCAATTGTCGATATTGCCCAAACGGCAGGCCAGTTCAACTCTTCAATCGTTCTTCAAGCGGACAACAAGTACATTGATGTTAAAAGTATCCTTGGTTTGTTCACTACTTTGGTATCCAGCCAAAGCTATGAGCTTCATGTTCATGGGGCAGATGCTGAAGAAGCTAAGAAGGCAATGACTGAAGTGTTTGCAAAACACGGTTTGAAATTCACAGTTGTTGCTGAGTAA
- a CDS encoding helicase-associated domain-containing protein produces MNQLSTEALEVLKRLCAAYAAQPFEEGKEERLRPVALCRAEQKLAMNELRREGLLTARHKILGEKLYQIPVDQLPAIEQEFFPYQPQYVAGHLVSLTMEAGAGLAIDLFRALLFTAWEGLPLTAKGIIHKKHLNRLAAQLSFGEEHLQWLSVGSLLEEQKTLSVIATVDILLCLGLIRRQSAGYTLDMELLDRWLQLPEATMSDILYGIVINRCGCVGPADQHFRYIISNADFIPGKWIMLPALLDWMMDANLTGTVARNELEQSSLNWLRCLTGFGWCELGETAEGMLCFCWTAAKPMLSAERGSFAAVGSGDTQEQFIVQPDFEVLVPPEVPYSVRWTLAGFAELQQSDTIWSFRLTKERLELAAERGMSPDDIISWISEHALGGLPSVVQMSLEQWAKSIGRTSLSQVIILTCQTEADGAAIAAHPRLQENLERIGPLHFIVDPQCMEQIRKELYSAGLAPSRIIGGQVEETNLGWCLFPHETGNPEAMYVLPELNVELGLLSKGNPFLNLPVIAPEQEEEILFGGENVPQIWSKEWRHYHSSTAQKVMEQGLRWGVKVRFALKDQMLDFIPSRISGNPWRVSGQLLFHDGETVEDIELTPEDWKEMKLVIPNGRRNSSSAQASDYGMIEKSTESVDH; encoded by the coding sequence TTGAACCAGCTATCAACAGAAGCATTAGAGGTCTTAAAGCGGTTATGTGCAGCTTATGCTGCCCAGCCGTTTGAAGAAGGGAAAGAAGAACGATTGCGCCCTGTGGCGCTTTGTCGTGCTGAGCAAAAGCTTGCAATGAACGAATTGCGCCGCGAGGGGCTGTTAACTGCAAGGCATAAAATTTTGGGCGAAAAGCTGTATCAGATTCCTGTTGATCAGCTGCCGGCAATTGAACAAGAATTTTTCCCGTATCAGCCGCAATACGTTGCCGGGCATTTAGTGAGTCTTACCATGGAGGCGGGGGCCGGACTGGCGATAGATCTGTTTCGGGCTTTGCTGTTCACCGCTTGGGAAGGATTGCCGCTGACAGCCAAGGGGATTATTCATAAAAAGCATCTAAACCGCTTAGCGGCGCAGCTCTCTTTTGGCGAGGAGCATTTGCAATGGCTCTCCGTGGGTTCTCTTTTAGAGGAACAGAAAACTCTTTCTGTCATTGCGACGGTGGATATCCTGCTGTGTCTTGGACTTATTCGCAGGCAGAGCGCCGGGTACACGCTTGATATGGAGCTATTGGATCGTTGGCTGCAGCTTCCTGAAGCGACGATGAGTGACATTCTCTATGGAATTGTAATTAATCGCTGCGGATGCGTGGGACCTGCCGATCAACATTTTCGTTATATAATCTCAAATGCAGATTTTATCCCCGGGAAATGGATAATGCTGCCCGCGCTATTAGACTGGATGATGGATGCTAATCTCACAGGTACCGTTGCCCGTAATGAGCTTGAACAATCAAGCTTGAACTGGTTACGTTGTTTAACAGGCTTTGGCTGGTGCGAGCTGGGAGAAACCGCTGAGGGTATGTTGTGTTTTTGCTGGACCGCTGCTAAGCCAATGTTATCTGCTGAGAGGGGATCATTCGCTGCTGTTGGGTCTGGAGATACACAGGAACAGTTTATTGTGCAGCCGGATTTCGAGGTGCTGGTTCCACCGGAGGTCCCCTATTCTGTACGATGGACACTGGCGGGCTTCGCTGAGCTCCAGCAAAGTGATACGATATGGAGCTTCCGGCTGACGAAAGAGAGGTTGGAACTTGCAGCTGAGCGTGGAATGTCACCGGATGACATCATCTCATGGATAAGTGAGCATGCACTAGGAGGACTTCCTTCGGTGGTTCAAATGTCTCTTGAGCAATGGGCAAAAAGCATTGGCCGTACCTCACTCTCCCAAGTAATTATTTTGACCTGTCAGACGGAAGCAGATGGAGCTGCTATCGCAGCTCACCCGCGTTTACAGGAGAACCTTGAACGTATCGGTCCTTTACATTTCATAGTGGACCCGCAATGTATGGAACAGATACGAAAAGAGCTGTACTCCGCGGGGTTAGCGCCTTCCAGAATCATTGGAGGACAGGTAGAGGAAACAAACCTAGGGTGGTGTTTGTTTCCTCATGAAACAGGAAACCCCGAAGCAATGTATGTTCTTCCAGAGCTGAATGTAGAACTAGGATTGCTGTCCAAAGGGAATCCTTTTCTTAACCTGCCGGTTATTGCTCCTGAACAGGAGGAAGAGATTCTCTTCGGTGGAGAAAATGTACCGCAGATCTGGAGCAAAGAATGGCGGCATTATCATAGCTCGACTGCACAAAAGGTGATGGAGCAAGGGTTAAGATGGGGAGTCAAGGTGCGTTTTGCACTAAAGGATCAGATGTTAGATTTTATCCCTTCACGCATAAGTGGGAATCCATGGAGAGTTTCCGGACAACTGCTCTTTCATGATGGTGAAACGGTTGAAGATATAGAGCTCACTCCGGAAGACTGGAAGGAAATGAAGTTAGTTATTCCCAATGGACGAAGAAATTCCTCTTCTGCTCAAGCGAGTGATTATGGTATGATAGAAAAGTCTACTGAATCGGTAGATCATTAA
- a CDS encoding YlbG family protein gives MFAERTGYIIWVSDVKAARNLEKYGTLHYVSRKMHYAVMYVNAERAEEVMKNVRRLSYVRKIERSYRNEIKTEYTSNGPDKSRNYSM, from the coding sequence ATGTTTGCGGAACGGACAGGATACATCATTTGGGTAAGTGACGTTAAAGCGGCACGTAACCTTGAGAAATACGGAACATTACATTATGTTTCTCGGAAAATGCATTATGCAGTTATGTATGTAAATGCAGAACGGGCCGAGGAAGTTATGAAGAATGTCCGCAGACTCTCCTATGTACGAAAGATTGAAAGATCTTATCGTAACGAAATTAAGACAGAGTATACTAGTAATGGACCGGACAAGTCCCGTAATTACAGTATGTGA
- a CDS encoding DNA repair helicase XPB, whose product MNGSGACIVRRDRTILLECAHPDFEVARKKLGTFAELIKSPPAYHTYRITPLSLWNAAALNYTAEEIITNLHHLARWGVPTGLEEEIETLLSRYGKLTLHGQETRNEVVMLRADAPELLDELSDEQGLKALGLLRINPLECSCPAENRGLLKQELMRLGYPVLDYAGYHEGQALSLTWKENLDACKADTANDSFGLREYQQEAVQLFQGTEGQGGSGVVVLPCGAGKTIVGVAVLESLQCETLILTSNTTSVRQWMDELLERTDLAGEAVGEYSGEKREVRPVTIATYQILTHRSSKDGPFLHMKLFNERNWGLIIYDEVHLLPAPVFRATADIQATRRLGLTATLVREDGKEGDVFSLIGPKRYDLPWKELEQQGWIAEVECVEIIVPMNPELKQEYMYAAAKEKFRMASCNPAKAEIVAKLLKVHAGSSVLVIGQYLDQLSELADRIGAPLITGKTKQRERDELYAAFNEGDIQVLVVSKVANFAVNLPDASIAIEVSGAYGSRQEEAQRLGRILRPKAGENKAYFYTLVSEDSREQDFALRRRMFLTEQGYEYVVKKIPSGEERTIH is encoded by the coding sequence ATGAATGGATCAGGAGCTTGCATCGTGCGCAGGGACCGGACAATTTTACTGGAATGTGCTCATCCGGATTTTGAGGTGGCAAGGAAAAAGCTAGGGACCTTCGCGGAGCTGATAAAAAGTCCTCCTGCTTACCATACCTACCGAATTACCCCGTTATCTCTTTGGAATGCGGCTGCGCTTAATTATACTGCTGAGGAGATTATCACTAACCTGCATCACCTTGCACGCTGGGGTGTTCCCACAGGACTGGAGGAGGAAATCGAAACTCTTTTGTCCAGATATGGAAAGCTGACTCTTCATGGCCAAGAGACTCGGAATGAGGTCGTTATGTTAAGAGCGGATGCTCCTGAGCTTTTGGATGAATTGAGTGATGAACAAGGTCTAAAAGCGTTGGGTCTACTGAGAATAAATCCTCTGGAATGCTCGTGTCCTGCGGAGAATAGAGGGCTTTTGAAACAAGAGCTGATGAGATTGGGTTATCCAGTTCTCGACTACGCCGGATATCATGAAGGACAAGCGCTTAGCTTGACCTGGAAGGAGAATCTCGATGCCTGCAAGGCTGATACGGCAAACGATTCATTTGGCTTACGTGAATACCAGCAGGAGGCCGTTCAGCTGTTTCAAGGGACAGAAGGACAAGGGGGAAGCGGTGTGGTGGTGCTGCCTTGTGGCGCAGGAAAGACAATTGTAGGAGTAGCAGTACTTGAAAGTCTCCAATGTGAAACCTTAATTTTAACTTCAAATACAACATCCGTAAGGCAATGGATGGATGAATTGCTGGAGCGAACAGATTTGGCCGGGGAAGCAGTGGGTGAATATTCCGGTGAAAAAAGAGAAGTGCGGCCAGTTACCATTGCCACCTATCAAATATTAACCCATCGTTCGTCCAAAGACGGTCCGTTTCTCCATATGAAGCTGTTTAACGAACGCAATTGGGGCTTGATTATATATGATGAGGTTCACCTGCTTCCAGCGCCTGTATTTCGGGCTACAGCAGACATTCAAGCTACACGTCGACTGGGGCTAACAGCCACTTTGGTTAGAGAAGACGGGAAGGAAGGGGATGTGTTCTCTTTAATCGGACCGAAACGCTACGATCTGCCTTGGAAGGAGCTGGAGCAGCAGGGCTGGATCGCTGAAGTGGAATGTGTAGAGATCATTGTGCCCATGAATCCGGAGCTTAAACAAGAATATATGTACGCGGCGGCAAAAGAAAAATTTCGTATGGCTTCATGCAATCCTGCCAAAGCTGAGATTGTAGCCAAGCTTCTAAAGGTCCATGCAGGCTCTTCGGTACTGGTTATTGGACAATATCTCGACCAGTTAAGTGAACTGGCTGACAGGATCGGGGCACCTTTAATTACCGGCAAAACGAAGCAGCGTGAAAGAGACGAGCTATATGCGGCTTTTAACGAGGGAGATATACAGGTACTGGTGGTGTCGAAAGTAGCGAATTTCGCGGTGAATTTACCTGACGCGTCGATTGCTATTGAAGTCTCGGGAGCTTATGGATCACGGCAGGAGGAAGCTCAGCGACTAGGTCGAATCCTCCGTCCAAAAGCGGGAGAGAATAAAGCCTATTTTTATACACTGGTATCTGAAGATAGCCGGGAACAGGATTTCGCTTTGCGCCGCCGGATGTTTTTGACTGAGCAGGGTTATGAATATGTCGTTAAAAAGATACCGAGTGGAGAGGAGCGAACCATTCATTGA
- a CDS encoding CBS domain-containing protein — MKTVKEVMTKEPATVTLQDNVYEVAVKMRDYDTGFIPVVDNEEHKTLIGVITDRDLVIRGYAAKHPGSTSVETVMSKEIQTVSENTSVDEAAELMAGWQIRRLAVTRDQKLVGVVSIGDLAVRDIFADEAGEALHDISQQHLH; from the coding sequence TTGAAGACAGTGAAAGAGGTTATGACGAAGGAGCCTGCAACGGTTACGCTGCAAGATAATGTGTATGAAGTTGCCGTGAAAATGCGAGATTATGACACTGGATTTATACCTGTTGTTGATAATGAAGAACATAAGACACTGATCGGCGTAATTACTGACCGCGATCTCGTGATTAGAGGTTATGCGGCTAAACATCCTGGTTCAACCTCAGTGGAAACTGTAATGAGTAAAGAGATTCAGACCGTCTCGGAGAATACTTCAGTAGATGAGGCTGCAGAGTTAATGGCTGGCTGGCAAATCCGCAGGCTGGCGGTGACACGTGACCAGAAGCTGGTGGGCGTAGTGTCGATTGGAGATCTGGCTGTGCGCGACATTTTTGCGGATGAAGCTGGTGAAGCACTCCATGATATTTCGCAGCAGCATTTACATTAA
- a CDS encoding YlbF family regulator, with translation MSVAEINTVDMAEVLTYAYELGDMINQSAEVSDYLYWKGRVDTNPEIQAMVKRLQTKKELFEETQRFGHFHPNYHSAKDEVSAVEAELEQFEEVVRFKLAEKTLDDILHSMSEAIAFSVSDSIKVPSNDPSPKGGCGSGGKCSCG, from the coding sequence ATGAGCGTAGCTGAAATAAATACGGTCGATATGGCTGAAGTACTGACATACGCCTATGAATTAGGCGATATGATTAATCAATCCGCCGAGGTGTCGGATTACTTATACTGGAAAGGGCGGGTTGATACGAACCCCGAAATTCAGGCCATGGTCAAACGACTTCAGACTAAGAAGGAGCTGTTTGAAGAAACACAGCGTTTCGGACATTTCCACCCGAATTATCATTCAGCAAAGGATGAGGTTTCGGCAGTAGAAGCGGAACTGGAGCAGTTCGAAGAAGTTGTTCGTTTCAAGCTGGCAGAGAAGACCCTTGACGACATTCTGCATTCCATGTCGGAAGCGATTGCTTTTTCAGTATCAGATAGCATTAAAGTACCAAGTAATGATCCTTCCCCTAAAGGTGGATGCGGCAGCGGGGGAAAATGCTCCTGCGGATAA
- a CDS encoding M20 family metallopeptidase gives MKSLAVDSLMPEIVEWRRHLHRHPELSFHEKETSAFIADKLAKFGIEVRKSGTGYGVLGILRGKRPGKTVVLRADMDALPIKEENKKDYVSQNEGVMHACGHDGHTSILLGVASYYSSRLEELEGELRFLFQPAEEVCPGGAQGMIAEGMLEGADAVYGLHLWTPLPMGTVGSAPGPLMASADEFFIDIIGKGGHGGMPNRTIDSIVAGAALVTQLQSIVSRSVNPLEPAVLSVGTIQGGFAQNVIAEQCRITGTVRAFDEETRHLIRQRIEEMSVSIASAYGAEAKIDYVMGYPPLVNHDGEVQRFFEVASAALGESVEVIRMEKLMPAEDFAYYVKEIPGCFMFVGAGNPDKEADYPHHHSKFDFDEDAMLHGMKLLIAMANSCMRENTIV, from the coding sequence ATGAAGAGCTTAGCGGTTGATTCGCTCATGCCGGAGATCGTGGAATGGAGACGCCATTTGCATCGTCATCCGGAGTTGTCTTTTCATGAAAAGGAAACGTCAGCATTTATAGCAGATAAGTTAGCCAAATTCGGAATTGAAGTCAGAAAAAGCGGGACAGGGTATGGTGTGCTTGGTATATTACGGGGGAAGCGGCCGGGGAAAACCGTTGTTCTTCGCGCGGATATGGACGCCCTACCTATTAAAGAGGAGAACAAGAAGGATTACGTTTCGCAAAATGAAGGGGTAATGCATGCCTGTGGACATGATGGCCACACTTCCATACTGCTCGGTGTAGCCTCTTACTACAGCAGTCGGCTTGAGGAGCTGGAAGGGGAGCTGCGTTTTCTTTTTCAGCCCGCAGAGGAAGTATGCCCAGGAGGGGCGCAGGGGATGATCGCCGAAGGCATGTTAGAAGGAGCGGATGCGGTGTATGGTCTGCATCTGTGGACTCCATTGCCTATGGGAACTGTAGGGAGTGCTCCGGGACCGTTGATGGCGTCTGCGGACGAGTTTTTTATAGATATCATTGGCAAAGGCGGACACGGCGGCATGCCGAACCGTACCATTGATAGCATCGTGGCGGGAGCGGCGCTGGTGACCCAGCTCCAGAGCATTGTAAGCCGCTCTGTGAACCCGCTGGAGCCTGCTGTACTCAGTGTAGGAACCATTCAAGGGGGATTCGCCCAGAATGTCATTGCCGAGCAATGCCGGATCACAGGGACAGTGCGGGCATTCGACGAGGAGACACGGCATTTGATACGCCAGCGAATCGAAGAAATGAGCGTTTCTATTGCCAGCGCTTACGGGGCAGAAGCTAAGATAGATTACGTAATGGGATATCCTCCCCTCGTAAATCACGATGGTGAAGTTCAGCGGTTTTTCGAGGTGGCCTCAGCGGCTTTAGGAGAATCTGTTGAGGTGATTCGGATGGAAAAGCTGATGCCAGCTGAGGATTTTGCCTATTATGTTAAGGAGATTCCAGGCTGCTTTATGTTTGTGGGTGCAGGAAATCCGGATAAAGAGGCTGACTATCCACATCACCATAGCAAATTTGATTTTGACGAAGATGCCATGCTGCACGGAATGAAGCTGCTCATTGCTATGGCGAATTCCTGTATGCGTGAGAACACAATCGTATAA
- a CDS encoding YugN family protein, with product MIFENTGLVGLKSDLLYLDESATKAGFIRWQWEYYRATYDCKIEDPQDGGEYFLRINTRAVEGKLEKSDAVLAIEAVYLGKATFPHGLEYESPVPKPVLDTAAKRILELKQLLEA from the coding sequence ATGATTTTTGAGAACACGGGCCTCGTAGGATTGAAGAGTGATCTTCTCTATCTGGACGAGAGTGCCACAAAAGCTGGCTTCATCCGCTGGCAATGGGAATACTATCGTGCCACTTACGACTGCAAAATTGAAGACCCACAGGATGGTGGCGAATACTTCCTACGCATTAACACTCGCGCTGTCGAGGGAAAGCTAGAGAAGTCTGATGCCGTACTTGCAATTGAAGCCGTATACTTAGGAAAAGCAACCTTCCCTCATGGCCTGGAATATGAATCTCCGGTGCCAAAACCAGTATTGGACACTGCTGCTAAGCGGATTCTTGAATTAAAGCAGCTGTTAGAGGCTTGA